Part of the Kamptonema formosum PCC 6407 genome, ATTAGTGAGAGTTTGCTTGCGAATGTAATCATGTGGAACTTGATCGATTTTCGATTTTGTAATACTAATATAATAGCCAAAAGCTTTATTATAGCCAACTTTTAAGTTAGAAATTCCCGTGCGCGTTCTTTCCGTCGCCTCCAAATTAGCCAGCCATTGTTGATCGCCTGATGCCATGCCTCGCATTCGATCCAACTCATCATTAATACCTGGGCGAATTAAACCACCCTCTTTTAAATGAATAGGCGGTTCATCTACTAAATAAGCATGGATATTTTGCCCTAATTTATCTAGCACGGGCGGCACATTTTGTAAGGCCTTAAGATAAGGAGAACGTCCCTGCAATGCTACATTAGCTAGTTGTGGTAATTTCTCTAAAGAATCAGCTAAGGAAACTAATTGTCTAGCAGTTGCAGTACCAGAACCAGCACGACCGGCCAGCCTTTCTATATCATAAATTTGGCGTAATAATTGCTGTAAACTTTGACGCAAAGAATTATTTTCTACTAATTCTTGAATCGTATCATGTCTAGCACGAATAGCTTTAATATCTAACAATGGTTGCAAGAACCAGCGACGTAAAGCGCGACCTCCCATTGCAGTATTAGTTTTATCAATTGCCCACAATAAAGAACCGTGAAAATTGCCATCGCGGACTGTTTGGATGATTTCAAGATTGCGGCGAGTTTGGTGATCTAGAATTAAAAAATCGCTGAGTGCATAAGTGTGTAGAGGTTCCAAAGGAACTGAATTTTCTTTCTGAGTTTCTTCTAAGTATTCTAATAAACCGCCAGCGGCGCGAACACCTAAAGGGAGATTTTCACATCCCATACCTTCCAGCGATCGCACTTTAAATTTTTGTAGAAGTCGCTGTTTTGCCTCTGGAAGAGTGAAGGGAAGTTGCTTCCGCAGTGAATAGCAAAATGAAGGAGGTAAAGATTCAGGTAAATGTTCCGATCTCTCTCCTGGTCTTAGCATTGTACCTACATTTTGGCTATGAGTAGGAATGAGAATTTCTGAGGGTTGTAAACGTAGCAATTCTAGATTTAATTGTTCTAAATTAGTAGATTGAACAGTTAAAAATTCACCTGTAGAAATATCAGTATAAGCTAAACCCCAATGTTCGCCAGCAATCACAACTGCTGCTAAAAAGTTATTTTGACGAGGTTTAAGCATCCCATCATCTGTCAAGGTTCCAGGAGTGAGAATTTTAGTAATTTCTCGCTTAACTTGGCGGCCTTCTTTAGCAGCAATTGCTGCATCTTCTACTTGGTCGCAAATTACTACTGCATAGCCTTTTTCTACTAACATGGCACTGTAGCGGTCTAGTGAGTGATGGGGTACACCTGTCATCGGTACTCTACCGATTTCTTTACCACCTTCCTTGCTAGTACAAACCAGTTCTAATTCCCCTGAAATGGTAACAGCATCTTGGAAAAAACACTCAAAGAAATCGCCGACACGAAAGAAAAGAAGCGCATGGGGATATTGTTCTTTAACACCTACATACCGCTGCATCATCGGTGTCAGTTTATCAAAATCTAGCAATGCGTAGTCAGCATTACGGATATTGGGTTGATTGGGGTCAGTAGGAGTAGATGCAGTGTAAGGCATAGAGATGCTGGGGAGAAGCTTTAACCTTTAATAACTTTACCTCAAGGATTGACTTTTAGAGGAGTTGGGTGCTAAGAAAGTTGGAGGTAAGAGCTAGGGCTGTGCTGGAAGGGGATTGATCTGATTACGTGGCTGATGGCAACCCTCCTATTT contains:
- the mutS gene encoding DNA mismatch repair protein MutS, which encodes MPYTASTPTDPNQPNIRNADYALLDFDKLTPMMQRYVGVKEQYPHALLFFRVGDFFECFFQDAVTISGELELVCTSKEGGKEIGRVPMTGVPHHSLDRYSAMLVEKGYAVVICDQVEDAAIAAKEGRQVKREITKILTPGTLTDDGMLKPRQNNFLAAVVIAGEHWGLAYTDISTGEFLTVQSTNLEQLNLELLRLQPSEILIPTHSQNVGTMLRPGERSEHLPESLPPSFCYSLRKQLPFTLPEAKQRLLQKFKVRSLEGMGCENLPLGVRAAGGLLEYLEETQKENSVPLEPLHTYALSDFLILDHQTRRNLEIIQTVRDGNFHGSLLWAIDKTNTAMGGRALRRWFLQPLLDIKAIRARHDTIQELVENNSLRQSLQQLLRQIYDIERLAGRAGSGTATARQLVSLADSLEKLPQLANVALQGRSPYLKALQNVPPVLDKLGQNIHAYLVDEPPIHLKEGGLIRPGINDELDRMRGMASGDQQWLANLEATERTRTGISNLKVGYNKAFGYYISITKSKIDQVPHDYIRKQTLTNEERYSTEELKEREIRILTAREDLNQLEYDIFTGLRESVGEQAEVIRNISRAVAAADVLCGLAEVAVYYGYCRPTMVESREIKIVEGRHPVVEKSLPAGFFVPNSAFLGSEESVNRPDLIILTGPNASGKSCYLRQVGLIQLMAQTGSFVPAKSASLGICNRIFTRVGAVDDLATGQSTFMVEMNETANILNHATPKSLVLLDEIGRGTATFDGLSIAWSVAEYLANEIRARTIFATHYHEMNELASILPNVANYQVTVKELPDQIIFLHQVQPGGADKSYGIEAGRLAGLPPSVIERARQVMRQIEKHSKIAMGLRKGIKKQEKQDLEAEQLDIFDS